In Gordonia iterans, the following proteins share a genomic window:
- a CDS encoding MFS transporter, which produces MRRSERVGTWNFRTVWLILVACFAVSLVVAAMAALNTALPDIARDIHATSAEMTWIIDGYTLVLAALLLPAGAIGDRYGRRPVLMVGLVIFGLASLGAVWVDTPTELIATRIVAGVGAALIMPTTLSLITAGVPREQRPIGVSIWAAVAGVGAILGFFVTGVLLQFFSWHSVFITFAVSALATLLLTVTIGSSKDPDPGRFDVVGSVTSVLAVTGVVFGLLEAPSRGWFDPLLLVTLIGGVVLGVAFVLIELRRESPLLDVRLFRNRAFASGSLSVALQFFASFGVFYLILLLLQLVYGFSPLKSAFALIPMVVGVGVFALLGNWVAVRFHSLRFVLAVGITLAGVGVLAMGIWDPDVYWKLAIMLGVCAVGIGLATAPSTTAIMSNTPLDNQGIGSAVNDTARELGAAIGIGLAGSLMAAGYTSRIGETAEAARRQLAAFGDPAAADQAADGISRSLAGAIEVAKQLPPQASGLADFIVGGAEAAFVPPMQQACLVLGSVLIAGAVFLAWFAPRQVLDDDFVDSPGARDSDDEPDPEPVSQP; this is translated from the coding sequence ATGAGGCGCAGCGAGCGTGTCGGCACCTGGAACTTCCGCACCGTCTGGCTGATCCTGGTGGCCTGCTTCGCGGTCAGCCTGGTGGTGGCCGCGATGGCCGCTCTGAACACGGCGCTCCCGGACATCGCCCGGGACATCCATGCGACCAGCGCGGAGATGACCTGGATCATCGACGGCTACACCCTGGTCCTGGCAGCGCTGCTGCTGCCCGCCGGCGCGATCGGCGACCGATACGGACGACGACCCGTCCTGATGGTCGGCCTGGTGATCTTCGGACTCGCCTCCCTGGGCGCGGTCTGGGTCGACACGCCGACCGAGCTGATCGCGACCCGCATCGTCGCCGGGGTCGGCGCGGCGCTGATCATGCCGACCACGCTGTCGCTGATCACCGCGGGGGTACCGCGGGAGCAGCGGCCGATCGGCGTCAGCATCTGGGCGGCGGTGGCCGGGGTCGGCGCCATCCTGGGATTCTTCGTCACCGGGGTGTTGCTGCAGTTCTTCAGCTGGCACTCGGTGTTCATCACCTTCGCGGTGTCGGCCCTGGCGACCCTCCTGCTGACCGTCACGATCGGCAGCTCCAAGGACCCCGACCCCGGCCGCTTCGACGTCGTCGGTTCGGTCACGTCGGTGCTGGCGGTGACCGGGGTGGTGTTCGGCCTGCTCGAAGCGCCCTCGCGCGGCTGGTTCGACCCGCTGTTGCTGGTCACCTTGATCGGCGGCGTCGTGCTCGGCGTCGCCTTCGTGCTGATCGAGCTGCGGCGCGAGTCCCCGCTGCTGGACGTGCGCCTGTTCCGGAACCGGGCGTTCGCCTCGGGATCACTGTCGGTGGCCCTGCAGTTCTTCGCCTCCTTCGGCGTCTTCTATCTCATCCTTCTGCTGCTTCAGCTGGTGTACGGCTTCTCGCCGCTGAAGTCGGCGTTCGCGCTGATCCCGATGGTGGTCGGCGTGGGCGTGTTCGCACTCCTCGGCAACTGGGTGGCAGTCCGCTTCCATTCGCTGCGATTCGTCCTCGCCGTCGGCATCACCCTGGCCGGCGTCGGCGTGCTGGCGATGGGCATCTGGGATCCGGACGTCTACTGGAAGCTGGCGATCATGCTCGGCGTGTGCGCGGTGGGCATCGGACTGGCGACCGCACCCTCGACCACGGCGATCATGTCCAACACCCCGCTGGACAACCAGGGCATCGGTTCGGCCGTGAACGACACCGCCCGCGAGCTCGGCGCCGCCATCGGCATCGGGCTGGCCGGCAGCCTCATGGCCGCCGGCTACACCAGCCGGATCGGCGAGACGGCCGAGGCCGCCCGCCGGCAGCTGGCGGCTTTCGGCGACCCGGCCGCCGCCGACCAGGCCGCCGACGGGATCTCCCGGTCGCTGGCCGGGGCGATCGAGGTGGCCAAGCAACTGCCGCCGCAAGCATCCGGCCTGGCCGACTTCATCGTCGGCGGCGCTGAGGCCGCCTTCGTTCCGCCGATGCAGCAGGCCTGCCTGGTGCTGGGCTCCGTGCTGATCGCCGGCGCGGTGTTCCTCGCCTGGTTCGCTCCGCGTCAGGTGCTCGACGACGACTTCGTCGACAGCCCCGGAGCTCGCGATTCCGACGACGAGCCCGATCCGGAGCCGGTCAGCCAGCCGTAG
- a CDS encoding DUF6918 family protein, producing MPSSLAPLLDQRAALSDDLAAVIDQQVKAQTGMSGAAVKTAYAAANKFKPGIVVTATSAMLPDFLDALAPLWDSKPAGTSFGDHLAANSDEASEALLAVTDRQAESAPAALAKAYKSLRGKAKSYVAEALPPAGDVIERHAASAA from the coding sequence ATGCCTTCTTCGCTCGCACCCCTGCTCGACCAGCGCGCCGCCCTGTCCGACGACCTCGCCGCAGTGATCGACCAGCAGGTGAAGGCCCAGACCGGCATGTCCGGTGCGGCGGTGAAGACCGCCTACGCCGCGGCCAACAAGTTCAAACCCGGGATCGTGGTGACCGCGACGTCGGCGATGCTGCCGGACTTCCTGGATGCGCTTGCCCCGCTGTGGGACTCCAAGCCCGCGGGAACGTCGTTCGGCGACCACCTGGCCGCGAACTCGGACGAGGCGAGCGAGGCGCTGCTGGCGGTGACCGACCGGCAGGCCGAGTCCGCGCCGGCCGCCCTCGCGAAGGCCTACAAGAGCCTGCGCGGCAAGGCCAAGTCCTACGTCGCCGAGGCACTGCCCCCTGCCGGGGACGTGATCGAGCGTCACGCCGCGAGCGCGGCGTAA
- a CDS encoding MaoC/PaaZ C-terminal domain-containing protein, which translates to MPIDPAVAIGAELAATTFSWTPREVALYNLAVGGAHDPMDPAGLAYVDDVRPKVLPTFATVAATFLATAPPQVRFPGVDIDLAKVVHGSQEVVVHRPLPPAGSATARTRIAEVQDKGSAAVIVQESTAIDDAGDPLWTARSSIFAKGEGGFGGERGSSNRVALPDRAPDHTIEVPTLPQQALLYRLCGDRNPLHSDPAFAAAAGFPRPILHGLCTYGAVCRTVVDQVLGGDVTAAAGFGASFTGVVFPGETVRVRAWEDGDRLLATAVVVERDEAPALGNVVLQRPS; encoded by the coding sequence TCGATCCCGCAGTCGCGATCGGCGCCGAACTGGCGGCGACCACCTTCTCTTGGACGCCGCGCGAGGTGGCCCTGTACAACCTCGCCGTCGGCGGCGCACACGACCCGATGGACCCGGCCGGGCTGGCCTACGTCGACGACGTGCGCCCGAAGGTGCTGCCCACATTCGCCACGGTGGCCGCCACGTTCCTCGCCACCGCGCCGCCGCAGGTCCGTTTCCCCGGAGTGGACATCGATCTGGCGAAGGTGGTGCACGGCAGTCAGGAGGTCGTCGTGCATCGCCCGCTGCCGCCCGCCGGCAGCGCCACCGCCCGCACCCGGATCGCCGAGGTGCAGGACAAGGGCTCGGCGGCGGTGATCGTGCAGGAGTCGACGGCGATCGACGACGCCGGCGATCCGCTGTGGACCGCGCGCAGCTCGATCTTCGCCAAGGGCGAGGGCGGTTTCGGCGGCGAACGCGGGTCGTCGAACCGCGTCGCGCTCCCCGATCGGGCTCCCGACCACACGATCGAGGTGCCGACGCTGCCGCAGCAGGCCCTGCTCTACCGGCTCTGCGGCGACCGGAATCCACTGCACAGCGATCCGGCGTTCGCTGCGGCCGCCGGGTTTCCACGGCCCATCCTGCACGGACTGTGCACCTACGGCGCGGTGTGCCGGACCGTCGTCGACCAGGTCCTCGGCGGCGACGTGACCGCGGCCGCCGGATTCGGGGCGAGTTTCACCGGCGTGGTGTTCCCCGGCGAGACGGTGCGAGTGCGCGCCTGGGAAGATGGTGACCGGCTGCTGGCGACCGCCGTCGTCGTCGAACGCGACGAGGCGCCCGCCCTGGGCAACGTGGTTCTTCAGCGGCCGTCCTGA